Genomic DNA from Gammaproteobacteria bacterium:
TACTCCAAAGGTTACAGCAAGGGCGGCCGAGCGCCTAAGAGAAAACGTGGAATCTGGAATGCTGTTCAAGAGCTTGTCAAAGCAAATCCAACGATCACGACCAAAAAGGCCTGGCTATCTTTTGCCGATGCGAATAACGAGTGCTGCGATCCAATAGAGCAAGTCGCCGGTTTTGAGATTTATCGCGATGGCGACGATCTAGTACAGCAGGATGGTAAGACCGGACGAGAAGTCGCAATCAAATACTGCAGTTTTAAGCGATACGTAAGCGACGCGAAACGCAGTAAGTAAGCTACTGCGACCTGCCATGCGTTTTACTGTGTGTACCAACATTTACCAAGGTACATGCAGTGCTATACAGACTTTTATCCCTCTTCGCCGTTAGCGCCGCGAGACGCAACGAGGCAAAGGCCACCACCTACCAACGCATCAAACAAGGCTTACTCACTAAGCCAGTCAAACTCGGCCGTTCAAGTGCATGGCCTGAAAATGAAGTAGAGACTATTAACGCGGCCATCATCGCAGGCAAGAGCGATGATGAGATACGCACGCTGGTAAAAAAACTCGAAGCGGCACGTACGGCGGACAGGGAGGTGCGCCAATGAACATCAACAAAAAAGCCGCCGAGTGTGGGGACACTCAAACGGCTTATGAAGCAGTCCGGACGGGACAGGCAAAGCGTAGCACACGTCGCGCTAATTCAGTCTCCTTAGCCGCGGCCGAAAACGTCTCACTCGCTCGCGCCGCGTTTCAGCGTGGAGGTGCGGCCATGAGTCGCCGCCCGCCGGGTATATCGATCAACGCGCGACCGCCATATGCACCCGATCTGGTGTCGCTGTATGTCGGCCACGGCTGGATGCATGCGCTCGCCACCGCGCTGAACGAGCTGGATTTATACGGCGAGGCCGACCCAACGCTTATCTTGCCGCCCGGCCACGATCCAGCCGCCTATACGTGGCCTATACGTGGCCGCCGTGTCGAGATTGTGGGATACCTCGATGCGCCATGCCTGCGGCGGCTCATGGCCGCATTGATGCGCGACGGCGCGCATTGCGTGGCCGGGTTGGATACGGCCGGCAAACTGCACACCGTGAGCGACCGGATCGCGCGGAGGGCAGCATGAGCGACGGCAACGGGCATCAGCGGCATAGCGCAGACGACCTCGCGCAAGAGTTCGGCTTCGCCGATCACGGCGCGGCGCTGCTGGATGACGTGCGCGGTTTCATTCGGCGGTTCTGCGCCTTTCCAGATGACCATGCGCTGACCGCCGCGACCTTGTGGGCCGCGCACGCGCATATGATCGAGTGGCTTCACATTACGCCGCGGCTCGCGTTGCTGTCGCCGGAGCCGGCGTCGGGCAAGAGCCGCGTGCTGGAAATCCTCGAGCTGCTGACGCCGGATGCCATGCTCACCATCAACGCCTCGCCGCCCGCCATTTTCCGGAGTCTCGAAAATAGACAAATCACGTTGTTGTTCGACGAGATCGACGCAGTGTTCAATAAGCGCGGCAAGGATGACACGCACGAAGATCTGCGGGCGTTGATCAACGCGGGCTACAAGCGCGGCGCAACCATCCTGCGATGCGTCGGACCGCGACATGATGTGACGAACTTTCCAGTGTTCTGCGCCGTGGCGCTGGCCGGCCTGGGCGATCTGCCGGACACTATCATGAGCCGTTCAGTCATTATCCGGATGCGCAGGCGCGCGCCGAGCGAGAGAGTGGAAGAGTTCCGTACGCGCCGGAACCAGCCGGAAGGCCACGCTCTGCGAGATGAGCTTTCGGCGTGGGCTGCGCAGGTCGGCGCTTCCTGTGGCGACGCCTGGCCGACCTTGCCGCCGGGCATTGTGGATAGACCCGCCGAAATATGGGAACCGCTGATCGCCGTTGCGGATGCTGCCGGCGGTCATTGGCCGACGACGGCAAGGGACGCCTGCCTCGCATTGTGCCGCGTTGCCGATGACCGCACTGTAAGTCTCGGCATTCGCCTGCTGTCCGACTTGCGGATCGTAGTCGGCCATGCCGACGCGCTCTATACCGAGACCATCCTGCGGCGGCTGACAGAGGGCGATGACCTGGACGCCGATGCCCCGTGGTCTGACCTGTACGGCAAGTCGCTGGGCGAGCGGCGCCTGGCGTCCATGCTCAAAAAATACGACATCAAGTCAGAGAAGGTTAGGGAGCGCGGCGGCCGACCATTGCAGGGATACCGCCGCGAACACCTGTGGGACGCCTGGCAGCGATACCTTCCCTCTCCGGTGCCTGCGCAGGCGGAACGTCCGGAACAAGCGGAACAAGCTAACGGTGGCGCGGGCTCCAGCGTTCCGGATGATGTTCCAGATGTTCCGGATAGCGCGCCGAGCGGAACAAGTCCGGAACAAAAAATCCAAGCAACGGCGCGGGTTGTTCCACTTGTTCCGGATGTTCCGGACGTGCAGGAGCCGGAGCGCCAGTGCCCTGCCTGTGCCGGCGAGGGCTGCGGGTATTGCGGCGACACAGGCCAGCGGGCGAATCATTGACCACGAGAGCAATCATCGTAGTTTCAATTTTTCTTGGAAGGAGTCAGCTCGTTGACTATATTTTATGCATCATTAGTATCAGCGCTCACCGCAACAGAGATCTCTTCAAGGAAGTATGGCTTCCCATCCAGGAACTCCCGCAACGTCGGATCAACTTAGCGCTGGTGGTGCCCTGCCCCACGTGTCCT
This window encodes:
- a CDS encoding DUF3631 domain-containing protein, whose amino-acid sequence is MSDGNGHQRHSADDLAQEFGFADHGAALLDDVRGFIRRFCAFPDDHALTAATLWAAHAHMIEWLHITPRLALLSPEPASGKSRVLEILELLTPDAMLTINASPPAIFRSLENRQITLLFDEIDAVFNKRGKDDTHEDLRALINAGYKRGATILRCVGPRHDVTNFPVFCAVALAGLGDLPDTIMSRSVIIRMRRRAPSERVEEFRTRRNQPEGHALRDELSAWAAQVGASCGDAWPTLPPGIVDRPAEIWEPLIAVADAAGGHWPTTARDACLALCRVADDRTVSLGIRLLSDLRIVVGHADALYTETILRRLTEGDDLDADAPWSDLYGKSLGERRLASMLKKYDIKSEKVRERGGRPLQGYRREHLWDAWQRYLPSPVPAQAERPEQAEQANGGAGSSVPDDVPDVPDSAPSGTSPEQKIQATARVVPLVPDVPDVQEPERQCPACAGEGCGYCGDTGQRANH
- a CDS encoding transcriptional regulator, whose protein sequence is MLYRLLSLFAVSAARRNEAKATTYQRIKQGLLTKPVKLGRSSAWPENEVETINAAIIAGKSDDEIRTLVKKLEAARTADREVRQ